The Watersipora subatra chromosome 1, tzWatSuba1.1, whole genome shotgun sequence genome has a window encoding:
- the LOC137392301 gene encoding glutamyl-tRNA(Gln) amidotransferase subunit C, mitochondrial-like, which yields MRLILKYVKFPRFRLQVPSSLKAQGVRYSSKVPRKPTWEPADTSNFELPEISEALAKYLERTSLVMFESQQGIQQLHEAIVYVSQIQNIPTDGVEPLHSLLEDGVAYLREDIATTELTREETLSQATKTVEDWYFVAPPGNIPLDSLATSGDKPPDR from the exons ATGAGACTCATTTTAAAATACGTCAAATTTCCCCGATTCAGATTACAAGTACCATCATCGCTGAAAGCTCAAGGCGTTCGATATTCTAGTAAG GTGCCAAGGAAACCGACATGGGAGCCAGCTGATACGTCGAACTTCGAG TTGCCAGAGATTTCGGAAGCCTTAGCCAAATATTTGGAGCGGACATCTTTAGTTATGTTTGAGAGTCAACAAGGTATTCAACAGTTGCATGAAGCCATCGTCTATGTAAGTCAGATCCAAAATATTCCTACAGATGGAGTGGAGCCTCTGCATTCTCTTCTAGAAGATGG GGTGGCGTATTTACGAGAAGATATTGCTACCACAGAACTTACTCGTGAAGAGACGTTGTCCCAAGCTACCAAAACTGTAGAAGATTGGTATTTTGTAGCCCCTCCTG GTAACATACCCCTAGACTCATTAGCTACCTCCGGTGACAAGCCCCCTGATCGATGA